A window of the Chelonoidis abingdonii isolate Lonesome George chromosome 19, CheloAbing_2.0, whole genome shotgun sequence genome harbors these coding sequences:
- the ATMIN gene encoding ATM interactor translates to MAAPGAAAAEPGRRREGPGWPRASAPDTDRPAPRELVRPSVTELSRAVRTNILCTVPGCGKVLPNSPALSMHLSKAHRVQDGKINASIRKGLKTTQKFYCCPIEGCPRGPNRPFSQFSLVKQHFMKMHAEKKHKCDKCGNSYGTEWDLKRHIEDCGKTFQCTCGCPYASRTALLSHVYRTGHEIPAEHRDPPSKKRKMCTEVSNQHLAEKASEAFISARTSSTCTQDLESSEMKLMASFEGSCSSNVSKQTLSQPKCTPKMLLPKPRVALVKLPVMQFAHLPIFVSATDSSVKPVVVTVDNQGSVMSTVHLLPQSIGILIPALEAEALVFKDTVPISKTADSGDVEPISTSVQVNLGKITSNNTVQELGSMCHKNKISSINVQTDLSYISQNFMPAAAWTPDSSVSSCSQTDLTFSSQVSLPVSVQTQTLLPSSKLTSSIAAQTDAFAQACFQSCAVSRETQTNRTQNSIDGRVQMDQAVMCNDIFDSVHSAYNVSTQIGLSENNLMTANIDQRLLQRSNCKTLSQDTIKSEPIINFNTQTNILPQQNMTDNQTQTMDLLSDLENIFSGNMSGQTLDNRGLLSDTSSGADTHLPSGSTQSTGIDFDIEEFFSASNIQTQTEESELGNLNSEPVLESLDIETQTDLFFSDSATQSYSCRGNSNFLGLEMFDTQTQTDLNSFLDSSTHLPLGSILKQSSFSMSTDSSDTETQTEIPSAAKNIPCQNIENKVELNSAETQTMDSCFETLGSLFLTSNETQTAMDDFLLADLAWNTMESQFSSVETQTCAELCSLVCQKFGTSH, encoded by the exons gatggaaaaataaatgcatcaaTAAGGAAGGGTTTGAAAACTACACAGAAATTCTACTGCTGTCCTATTGAAGGCTGCCCTAGAGGACCAAACAGACCATTTTCCCAATTTTCACTTGTaaaacag CACTTTATGAAAATGCATGCTGAAAAGAAGCACAAATGTGATAAATGTGGCAACTCATATGGCACGGAATGGGACTTGAAACGACATATAGAAGACTGTGGCAAGACTTTCCAGTGTACTTGTGGGTGCCCTTATGCCAGCAGAACAGCATTACTGTCTCATGTTTACCGAACTGGCCATGAGATCCCTGCAGAGCACAG GGATCCACCtagtaagaaaaggaaaatgtgcACTGAGGTTTCCAATCAGCACTTGGCAGAGAAAGCGAGTGAAGCATTCATCAGTGCACGCACCAGTAGTACTTGCACTCAGGACTTGGAATCATCTGAAATGAAACTAATGGCCTCCTTTGAAGGCTCCTGCAGTTCTAATGTCAGTAAGCAAACGCTCTCACAGCCTAAGTGTACACCGAAAATGCTTTTGCCAAAGCCCAGAGTAGCTTTGGTTAAACTTCCAGTAATGCAGTTTGCTCACTTGCCTATTTTTGTGTCTGCAACAGATTCCTCTGTCAAACCTGTTGTAGTGACTGTTGATAATCAAGGCTCTGTTATGAGTACTGTTCACTTATTACCTCAATCTATAGGAATTCTGATACCAGCACTGGAGGCTGAAGCACTTGTGTTTAAAGACACAGTGCCTATTTCAAAAACAGCAGATTCTGGTGATGTTGAACCAATTAGCACCAGCGTCCAAGTCAATTTGGGTAAGATCACATCAAATAATACAGTACAAGAGCTGGGGAGCATGTGTCACAAGAATAAAATCTCTTCAATAAATGTACAAACTGACTTATCTTACATTTCACAAAACTTTATGCCAGCTGCAGCCTGGACTCCTGATTCTTCTGTATCCTCTTGCTCTCAAACGGACCTGACATTCAGTTCACAGGTTTCGCTACCAGTTAGTGTTCAGACTCAGACACTGTTGCCTAGTTCTAAACTGACTTCATCCATAGCTGCCCAGACTGATGCTTTTGCTCAGGCTTGTTTCCAGTCATGTGCTGTTTCTAGAGAGACTCAAACCAATAGAACACAAAACTCTATTGATGGAAGAGTACAAATGGACCAGGCTGTAATGTGCAATGACATTTTTGACAGTGTTCATTCAGCTTACAATGTTTCAACCCAGATTGGGCTCTCAGAAAACAATTTAATGACTGCAAACATAGATCAAAGATTGCTACAAAGAAGTAACTGCAAGACCCTGAGTCAGGATACAATAAAATCTGAACCCATTATCAACTTCAATACACAGACTAATATACTCCCACAGCAAAATATGACAGATAATCAAACCCAGACAATGGACTTACTAAGTGATCTGGAAAACATCTTTTCAGGTAACATGTCTGGCCAGACATTGGATAATCGTGGTCTTTTGTCTGATACTAGCTCTGGGGCTGATACGCATCTGCCATCTGGCTCTACACAGAGCACAGGAATAGACTTTGACATTGAAGAGTTCTTTTCAGCTTCCAATATTCAAACACAAACTGAGGAGAGTGAACTTGGTAACCTGAACTCTGAGCCGGTCTTGGAATCTCTGGATATTGAAACACAGACTGACTTATTTTTTTCGGACAGTGCCACTCAATCCTATAGCTGCAGAGGAAATTCCAACTTCTTAGGTTTGGAAATGTTTGATACTCAGACACAGACAGACTTAAATTCCTTCCTAGACAGTAGCACCCATTTGCCTTTGGGAAGTATTTTGAAGCAGTCCAGCTTCTCCATGAGCACTGACTCATCTGATACCGAAACCCAGACAGAAATACCCTCTGCTGCTAAAAATATACCTTgtcaaaatatagaaaataaagttGAGCTGAATAGTGCTGAAACACAGACTATGGATAGCTGCTTTGAgacccttggaagcctatttcttACCAGCAATGAGACACAGACAGCTATGGATGACTTTCTTCTGGCTGACTTGGCCTGGAATACAATGGAGTCACAGTTCAGTTCAGTAGAAACACAGACCTGTGCAGAATTGTGTTCCTTGGTTTGTCAGAAGTTTGGAACAAGCCATTGA